A genomic segment from Rhodospirillaceae bacterium encodes:
- a CDS encoding class I SAM-dependent methyltransferase codes for MESSVKNDGVAPKKSRGNYFQSRGAIGRHRRLPELDLESRDDFLTGFRTWTARETFPVANVRVDEILKEKGIDSEEDLSFKEVAELVDGDPIVGMSARTWLSCHKMTWQNFYDECHNNADTYFDELEAADNIGPGKLELNPDLDIPDYCKHEVHIMPGGYVGDPFGGYIFHYGSNNFYRGTNYQDAVHEKYAKQVPVPEDGKVRRILDLGCTIGQHAVALKERFPDAEVWGVDVGGPMVRYAHKRAVDLGIEVNFRQRPAEDTKFPDGYFDIVTSYILHHEAAEEGTRAILKEAYRVLRPGGIYYPNDINTSTPAPKLSAGMKVQLWWHTRWNHEAWALDYIDMDYTGAMRDAGFEIQDGPARIAGMPGGNLLGVKAA; via the coding sequence ATGGAATCATCAGTCAAAAACGATGGCGTTGCACCTAAAAAATCACGCGGTAACTACTTTCAGTCCAGAGGTGCCATTGGCCGTCATAGACGATTGCCCGAACTTGATTTGGAAAGCCGTGACGACTTCTTGACTGGCTTCCGCACGTGGACAGCACGGGAAACTTTTCCTGTTGCGAATGTCCGCGTTGATGAAATTCTGAAGGAGAAAGGTATAGATTCAGAAGAAGATCTGTCATTTAAGGAAGTCGCTGAATTGGTGGACGGTGATCCGATAGTGGGCATGAGTGCACGCACATGGTTAAGTTGCCATAAAATGACATGGCAGAACTTTTACGATGAGTGCCACAATAATGCAGACACGTATTTTGACGAGTTGGAGGCGGCTGACAATATCGGTCCTGGCAAATTAGAACTCAACCCAGACTTGGATATCCCCGACTATTGTAAGCATGAAGTCCATATAATGCCTGGTGGCTACGTGGGCGATCCATTTGGCGGCTATATTTTCCACTATGGATCAAATAATTTTTATCGAGGCACTAACTATCAAGATGCGGTTCATGAGAAATACGCTAAGCAGGTGCCTGTGCCTGAAGATGGTAAAGTGCGGCGAATTCTTGATCTCGGCTGCACGATTGGTCAGCATGCGGTCGCTTTGAAAGAACGTTTTCCTGACGCCGAGGTTTGGGGCGTCGATGTCGGTGGACCAATGGTGCGCTACGCTCACAAACGTGCCGTGGACCTTGGCATTGAAGTGAATTTCAGGCAGAGGCCCGCAGAAGACACTAAATTTCCGGACGGTTACTTCGACATCGTTACATCATATATTTTGCATCATGAAGCAGCTGAAGAAGGCACGCGCGCGATCCTTAAGGAAGCCTACAGAGTATTGCGACCGGGCGGTATCTATTACCCCAACGACATCAATACGAGTACACCAGCTCCTAAATTATCAGCTGGAATGAAAGTCCAGCTGTGGTGGCACACGCGCTGGAACCATGAAGCGTGGGCACTTGACTATATTGATATGGACTACACTGGCGCAATGCGAGATGCAGGCTTTGAAATTCAAGATGGCCCCGCACGCATTGCCGGTATGCCAGGTGGTAATTTACTAGGTGTGAAAGCGGCATAA
- a CDS encoding ABC transporter substrate-binding protein: MNHIRTLFLALVFVVLSVPSVMAQVPTVRVASAVAPRNFADPLMFDAANSIIPSIFDGLTSIGRNGALEPALATDWMPLSDTRWRIKLREGVVFSDNSTFDADDVVYSLLLIANTDDATVGVKREAGTIDKVIAIDPLTVEIETSEPDGLLMRKLARLKIIPSKALDNVSRLEFAMSPVGTGSFQVEGWRKSGRSVDLIAVPSSWRRSAQIERVIIDTFPDAVTRLQAILSDSVDIAAGIDPDAIEVLEADGFRVIVEPEPINMAVALRVADGSNPALKDQRVRHALNYAIDKKSISNNLLGGKLRVAEQIATAGLIGHLVDVDPYSYDPIRARALMADAGYPQGFDLKIAVAPGQVPGDSLVYQVMSQDLAAVGVNVELRPIIMSDLMRRQASGDWGDIDAFSTGLSNYYLGDVSRTIENASCLNPMPWFCDPELTKRIIDSGRLVDENQRRESLESIMQEMHELAPTILLVQYSSVFAVAPTVKSFAATTDQIYFHRMNVELN, from the coding sequence ATGAACCATATCCGCACCTTGTTTCTTGCTCTTGTATTTGTTGTCTTGAGCGTACCTTCGGTTATGGCTCAAGTGCCTACAGTTCGTGTTGCATCTGCCGTTGCACCAAGGAACTTCGCTGATCCCTTAATGTTTGATGCTGCCAATAGCATCATACCGTCCATATTTGACGGGTTGACCTCCATTGGGCGGAATGGTGCCCTGGAGCCAGCACTGGCGACAGATTGGATGCCTTTAAGTGACACACGCTGGCGGATCAAGTTAAGAGAAGGGGTGGTTTTTAGTGATAATTCCACATTTGACGCAGATGACGTTGTCTACAGCTTATTGTTGATTGCAAATACCGATGACGCGACGGTTGGGGTCAAAAGAGAGGCGGGCACGATTGACAAAGTGATCGCTATCGATCCGTTGACGGTTGAAATTGAGACCAGCGAGCCCGATGGTCTGTTGATGCGAAAGCTGGCGCGCTTGAAGATAATTCCTAGCAAAGCTCTGGATAATGTCTCTCGCCTTGAGTTTGCAATGTCACCGGTCGGCACAGGGTCGTTCCAAGTTGAGGGCTGGCGCAAGAGTGGTCGTTCCGTCGATCTAATAGCGGTTCCGAGCTCCTGGCGTAGATCGGCTCAAATTGAGCGTGTGATAATTGATACATTTCCAGATGCTGTTACGCGTCTGCAGGCGATCTTGTCAGACTCAGTAGACATAGCAGCAGGTATAGACCCGGACGCGATTGAAGTTTTAGAGGCGGACGGCTTTCGAGTCATTGTGGAGCCAGAGCCCATTAATATGGCGGTGGCTTTGCGCGTAGCGGACGGCTCAAACCCTGCTTTAAAGGACCAGCGGGTTCGTCATGCGTTGAACTACGCTATAGATAAGAAAAGTATTTCAAATAACCTGTTGGGTGGGAAACTGAGAGTTGCGGAGCAGATTGCCACGGCGGGGCTGATTGGGCATCTGGTGGATGTTGACCCGTATTCGTATGATCCGATTAGAGCGCGTGCCTTAATGGCCGACGCAGGGTACCCGCAAGGATTTGACCTTAAGATTGCCGTCGCCCCGGGCCAAGTGCCTGGAGACAGCTTAGTATACCAAGTTATGTCTCAGGACTTGGCGGCGGTGGGCGTCAATGTGGAACTGCGCCCAATTATAATGTCAGATCTTATGCGGCGCCAAGCATCTGGAGATTGGGGCGATATCGATGCGTTCTCCACAGGTTTGTCCAATTACTACCTGGGGGATGTCAGTCGAACAATTGAAAACGCCTCATGTCTGAATCCAATGCCGTGGTTTTGCGACCCAGAATTAACAAAGAGAATAATTGATAGCGGGCGGCTGGTCGATGAGAACCAGCGCCGAGAGTCGCTGGAATCTATTATGCAGGAAATGCATGAGCTCGCCCCTACAATACTGCTGGTCCAATATTCAAGCGTGTTCGCAGTTGCGCCAACTGTAAAAAGTTTTGCCGCTACTACAGATCAAATTTATTTCCATCGTATGAATGTGGAGTTGAATTAA
- a CDS encoding SDR family oxidoreductase, whose amino-acid sequence MDLQLDGRVIIVTGASQGLGRDIATYLRSEGARVVLTARSTEKLEELAATDPENYLAVTADLRDGDKVKAVVAAALDRFGRIDGLVNNAGHSERGSFVDLPDSAWEDAFALKYMATVRCSRACWPELVKSKGTIVNVLGVAGRLAFPAAIIGGSFNAALFSITKSLAQIGIKEGVRVNGVSPGLIAADSTLQTIRDRADADGITEEAGIKRATERLGIARLGTPEEHSKVVAFLLSPASGYCQGSIIEVDGGQNRAL is encoded by the coding sequence ATGGATTTGCAATTAGACGGTCGGGTTATTATTGTTACTGGCGCAAGCCAGGGGCTGGGGCGGGACATCGCAACGTATCTACGAAGCGAGGGTGCTCGGGTAGTGCTTACTGCTAGGTCCACTGAAAAATTGGAGGAGCTGGCTGCAACAGATCCTGAAAACTATTTGGCGGTAACAGCAGATTTGCGGGACGGTGATAAGGTTAAAGCGGTCGTAGCGGCTGCACTCGACCGTTTTGGCCGCATTGATGGACTGGTAAACAATGCCGGCCATTCTGAAAGAGGGTCCTTTGTAGATTTGCCTGATAGCGCCTGGGAAGACGCGTTTGCACTCAAATATATGGCGACCGTTAGGTGCTCTAGAGCGTGCTGGCCAGAGTTGGTGAAAAGCAAAGGTACGATAGTCAATGTTTTAGGTGTCGCAGGACGCTTGGCTTTTCCTGCCGCAATAATTGGCGGATCTTTTAACGCGGCACTATTTAGTATCACGAAGTCTCTTGCCCAAATTGGCATCAAGGAGGGCGTGAGAGTGAATGGCGTTAGCCCTGGGCTCATCGCGGCGGATTCCACTCTGCAGACAATAAGAGATAGGGCGGATGCAGACGGTATTACTGAAGAAGCCGGGATAAAGCGCGCCACGGAACGGCTAGGTATTGCAAGGCTAGGCACCCCAGAAGAGCATAGCAAAGTGGTCGCTTTCCTTCTTTCGCCAGCATCGGGTTACTGCCAAGGCTCAATAATTGAGGTGGATGGCGGGCAGAACAGGGCGTTATAG
- a CDS encoding SDR family oxidoreductase — protein sequence MDLQLDGRVVIVTGSSQGLGRNIAMYLRSEGARVVITARSTEKLEELAATDPENYLAVPADLRDGDKINAVVKAAIDRFGRIDGLVNNAGNWQRGAFADLPDSAWEDAFTLKYMATVRFSRACWPELVKNNGAIVNVLGVAGRLAFPAAIIGGSFNAALFSVTKSLGQIGIKEGVRVNGASPGLIAAESTLGDLKKYASKDGITEDAALKRATERLGIARLGTPEEFSKVVAFLLSPSSGYCQGAIVEVDGGQNRAL from the coding sequence ATGGATTTACAGTTAGATGGCCGGGTTGTGATCGTAACTGGCTCAAGCCAGGGGCTAGGACGGAACATCGCAATGTATTTGCGGAGTGAGGGGGCCCGAGTAGTAATAACTGCTAGGTCCACTGAAAAATTGGAGGAACTGGCCGCAACAGACCCTGAAAACTATTTGGCAGTTCCTGCAGATTTACGTGATGGCGATAAAATCAATGCAGTCGTAAAAGCGGCAATAGACCGTTTTGGCCGCATAGATGGATTGGTAAACAACGCCGGAAACTGGCAAAGAGGGGCTTTCGCAGACTTGCCTGATAGCGCTTGGGAAGATGCGTTTACACTCAAATATATGGCGACCGTCAGGTTCTCCCGGGCGTGCTGGCCAGAGTTGGTCAAAAACAATGGTGCGATAGTCAATGTTCTAGGTGTTGCAGGACGCTTGGCTTTTCCTGCCGCTATAATCGGCGGGTCTTTTAACGCTGCCCTGTTTAGTGTCACGAAATCTCTTGGCCAAATTGGCATCAAGGAGGGCGTTAGAGTGAACGGCGCAAGCCCAGGCCTTATTGCGGCAGAGTCAACCTTAGGAGATTTAAAGAAGTACGCGAGTAAAGATGGTATTACTGAAGACGCCGCTTTGAAACGCGCCACGGAACGGCTGGGTATTGCACGGCTAGGGACTCCAGAGGAGTTCAGCAAAGTGGTCGCTTTCCTTCTTTCGCCATCATCGGGCTATTGCCAAGGAGCTATCGTTGAGGTCGATGGCGGGCAGAATAGGGCGCTATAG
- a CDS encoding glutathione S-transferase family protein, which translates to MNTIYGFAMSPYTSRVILACRAGDIPYELTPPPGGLKSDEFLPMSPFGKIPVYKDEEVTLCESVVILDYLDERYDVTASAKSSAATRAKSQLYVAYADLYLQPAISALFRLWVGGDRSKETASELSKDVIKSLKVFDEDEHFTDRSLEVLSKADFCVAPALTFMEQLYQRFELPNPLPEFTRVAQYWERLSSHPIVGGHLEVVNELLTKRLDG; encoded by the coding sequence ATGAATACAATATATGGATTTGCAATGTCACCCTACACATCAAGAGTGATATTGGCTTGCCGGGCTGGCGATATCCCTTACGAGCTCACACCTCCACCAGGGGGATTGAAGTCTGACGAGTTTCTACCCATGAGTCCCTTTGGCAAAATCCCTGTTTACAAGGACGAAGAAGTAACTCTCTGTGAATCAGTTGTTATTTTAGACTACTTAGACGAACGATATGACGTTACCGCAAGCGCTAAGAGCTCAGCAGCGACAAGAGCAAAAAGCCAACTTTACGTAGCTTATGCCGACTTATACTTGCAGCCAGCGATCAGCGCTCTTTTTCGGCTTTGGGTAGGTGGCGACCGGAGCAAAGAAACTGCATCGGAGTTGAGCAAGGATGTCATTAAATCCCTAAAAGTATTCGACGAAGACGAGCACTTTACTGATCGGAGCCTTGAGGTTCTAAGCAAAGCCGACTTTTGTGTTGCTCCTGCGCTGACATTCATGGAGCAGTTATATCAACGCTTTGAACTACCTAATCCATTGCCAGAATTTACAAGAGTTGCTCAGTACTGGGAGAGGTTATCATCGCACCCAATAGTCGGCGGGCATCTTGAAGTCGTAAACGAACTGCTAACCAAACGTTTAGATGGATAG
- a CDS encoding class I SAM-dependent methyltransferase produces the protein MSLDILQRGRAKLSFICSVGIERARTRSAVYGEVKEAVDNGESLPEDLDERAAKIEGLLRNSDNYANYLAVHKWHLRNTTQAAFDAFEENNSALIEELDKGLDGDTVLTVDENLVHPEYWKHDFHATTGGYDGHEYMGFIHGELIHKWIVDAAYGGAMFAQRFDATGETPKREYRRILDMGCGTGYFTLALSQRFPDAEVHGLDCSRRMLEYACRVGNREGQAWQLHHGLNEKSGFPDGHFDLVTSYILLHELPVEAMNATFREVFRILEPGGDFMMSDATRYEAMDPIAVWQQDTNAVREIEPYWRETASLDFAEVASAAGFENVESYGTGPGKYPWIVRGTKPADA, from the coding sequence ATGTCATTAGATATTTTGCAACGTGGGCGGGCTAAGCTAAGTTTTATTTGTTCAGTAGGCATAGAACGAGCACGCACACGCTCAGCCGTTTACGGCGAGGTGAAAGAGGCTGTTGATAACGGTGAAAGTCTACCCGAGGACCTGGATGAGCGAGCGGCAAAAATTGAAGGCCTGCTGAGAAATTCTGACAACTACGCCAACTACTTAGCCGTTCATAAATGGCACCTTCGCAACACAACTCAAGCTGCTTTTGATGCCTTTGAGGAAAACAACTCCGCTCTTATCGAAGAACTTGATAAAGGTCTTGATGGAGACACGGTGTTAACCGTCGACGAGAATCTGGTACATCCGGAGTATTGGAAGCACGATTTTCACGCCACCACTGGCGGCTATGATGGACATGAATATATGGGATTTATTCATGGTGAACTCATTCACAAGTGGATTGTGGATGCAGCATATGGCGGGGCCATGTTCGCGCAACGTTTCGATGCAACCGGAGAGACCCCAAAAAGGGAGTACCGCAGAATTCTGGATATGGGATGCGGCACAGGCTACTTCACGCTTGCTCTGTCACAAAGGTTCCCTGACGCCGAAGTACATGGGTTGGATTGCTCAAGACGAATGCTGGAGTATGCCTGCAGGGTGGGGAACAGAGAAGGGCAGGCCTGGCAGCTGCATCATGGCTTGAATGAGAAGTCCGGCTTTCCAGATGGACACTTTGACCTCGTAACCTCTTACATACTTCTGCATGAACTTCCAGTTGAGGCGATGAACGCAACATTCAGGGAAGTATTCAGAATTCTAGAACCAGGTGGCGACTTTATGATGTCAGACGCAACGCGGTACGAAGCGATGGACCCCATCGCTGTTTGGCAGCAGGACACTAACGCCGTTCGAGAGATCGAACCGTACTGGCGCGAGACCGCATCTTTGGACTTTGCCGAAGTGGCATCTGCCGCAGGATTCGAAAACGTCGAAAGCTATGGTACTGGGCCGGGTAAATACCCCTGGATTGTGCGCGGAACCAAGCCCGCTGACGCATAA
- a CDS encoding MFS transporter, protein MDIIKDDAQAQKPVMLMAVASFLTMMSMRVCDPLVPSIANQFSVSLSLSSASAYVFTLTYGFAQLITWKLASGRNIPKIVSRMTFVCFVLTLSCAFAPNVESLIVLRAMWGLAAAPIVPLSIAWVGNTFEYNNRRLPLAKLLFGTISGGILGASLGGAAASIPDLWRYLFVAMSAISLMLAYKMHISFQLETHQTPGVSTAKFKVTTLLKRMNNPLILLLTFLEGVFLFGAVGFLPTYLVLTYGLKPEVAGFMAAAFGVGGLIYALIARQVSVKLNENTIVTISCMIVSIGFVSLLFAHSMLVVVVPSLLLVGIGGYLLHSTFQIRASELIPTFRPLGISLFACVLFVGQSLGMAAASNLADHGILTPIFISASIALPLCGVAYRYVCSHK, encoded by the coding sequence ATGGATATTATAAAGGACGACGCGCAGGCGCAGAAACCTGTAATGCTAATGGCGGTCGCTAGCTTTCTCACGATGATGAGTATGCGTGTCTGTGACCCCTTAGTTCCGAGTATCGCTAACCAATTCTCGGTATCGCTATCCCTGTCCTCGGCGAGCGCTTACGTTTTCACTCTTACGTACGGTTTCGCGCAATTAATAACGTGGAAACTTGCGTCTGGTCGTAACATACCGAAAATCGTCTCCAGAATGACCTTCGTATGCTTTGTGCTGACTTTATCATGTGCATTCGCCCCGAACGTTGAAAGCCTAATAGTCCTTAGAGCGATGTGGGGCCTTGCGGCAGCTCCTATCGTACCCCTATCTATCGCTTGGGTCGGCAATACCTTCGAGTATAACAACCGGAGGCTTCCCCTGGCTAAACTGCTATTTGGAACTATTTCAGGTGGAATACTTGGTGCCAGTTTAGGTGGGGCTGCGGCCTCAATTCCGGATCTTTGGCGTTACCTATTCGTAGCTATGTCCGCAATCTCTTTGATGCTTGCCTACAAAATGCATATTAGTTTTCAATTGGAGACGCATCAAACACCGGGAGTCTCCACAGCGAAATTTAAAGTGACAACACTCCTAAAGCGGATGAATAATCCTCTCATTCTGCTACTGACCTTCTTGGAAGGTGTTTTTCTTTTTGGAGCCGTTGGCTTTCTACCAACATACTTGGTGCTAACCTATGGGTTGAAACCTGAAGTTGCTGGCTTTATGGCCGCAGCTTTCGGGGTGGGCGGTTTGATTTACGCCCTAATTGCACGGCAAGTTTCAGTAAAACTAAACGAGAATACTATTGTCACCATTAGTTGTATGATTGTGAGCATAGGGTTTGTATCCCTGCTATTTGCGCACAGCATGTTAGTAGTGGTTGTTCCATCTTTACTCTTAGTGGGGATCGGCGGTTACCTACTTCACAGTACGTTTCAGATTAGGGCGTCCGAATTAATTCCAACATTCCGGCCACTTGGAATATCGTTGTTTGCGTGTGTTTTGTTTGTTGGTCAGTCTCTGGGCATGGCGGCAGCAAGTAATTTGGCTGATCACGGAATTCTCACCCCGATTTTTATTAGCGCATCAATAGCTCTTCCGCTCTGCGGAGTAGCATACAGATACGTGTGTTCGCATAAGTAA